From Patescibacteria group bacterium, a single genomic window includes:
- the rplN gene encoding 50S ribosomal protein L14 — protein sequence MIQVESKLKVIDNSGAKIIMCIKVLGGYKRRYARVGDMITASVKKATPHTLTKKGEVVYAVIVRTKAPVKRKDGTYVRFDDNAAVIIDKKTKLPKGNRIFSVVSRELRAKGYLKIISLSPEVL from the coding sequence ATGATTCAAGTAGAATCAAAACTTAAAGTTATTGACAACTCGGGTGCAAAAATTATTATGTGCATCAAGGTTTTGGGTGGATACAAAAGAAGATATGCCAGAGTTGGAGATATGATTACAGCTAGTGTAAAAAAAGCAACTCCTCATACTTTGACAAAAAAAGGGGAAGTTGTTTATGCTGTTATTGTCAGAACAAAAGCCCCTGTTAAAAGAAAAGATGGCACTTATGTTAGATTTGATGACAATGCTGCTGTAATTATTGATAAAAAAACAAAATTACCAAAAGGCAATAGAATTTTTAGTGTAGTCTCTAGAGAGTTAAGAGCCAAAGGTTATCTTAAAATTATTTCATTATCTCCAGAAGTATTATGA
- a CDS encoding 50S ribosomal protein L24 → MKIKKNDIVKILSGKDKGKQGKVLRVLPAQNKIVIEGLNLSVKHVRPKKAEEKGQRIKMAMPLSLSNVTLICPRCKKTVRVGYKVLKNGNKRRFCRKCKDVFK, encoded by the coding sequence ATGAAAATTAAAAAAAATGATATAGTTAAAATTTTATCAGGCAAAGACAAGGGCAAGCAAGGCAAGGTGCTAAGAGTTTTGCCTGCTCAAAATAAAATTGTTATTGAAGGATTAAACTTAAGTGTTAAGCATGTTCGTCCTAAAAAAGCAGAAGAAAAAGGGCAAAGAATAAAAATGGCCATGCCCTTAAGTCTTTCTAATGTTACTTTAATTTGCCCTAGATGTAAAAAAACAGTTAGAGTGGGATATAAAGTTTTAAAAAATGGCAATAAGAGAAGGTTTTGTAGAAAATGTAAAGATGTATTTAAATAA
- the rplE gene encoding 50S ribosomal protein L5 — MTLKEKYQKKIIPELVKIFNLSNKLMAPKILKITVNVGINLDISKKNSKYIEIVEDTIKQITGQIPVKVFAKKAIAGFKIRQTNIVGVKTVLRSNKMYDFLEKFIKITLPRTRDFRGVRITSIDNGGNLSVGIIDQVVFPEIIPENIQRSHGLQVVITTSAPNKEQAIALFKLLGIPFRENK, encoded by the coding sequence ATGACTTTAAAAGAAAAATATCAAAAAAAGATAATTCCTGAGCTTGTAAAAATTTTTAATTTAAGTAATAAATTAATGGCCCCCAAAATTCTTAAAATTACTGTTAATGTTGGGATTAATTTGGATATTTCAAAGAAAAATTCTAAATACATAGAGATAGTAGAAGATACAATAAAGCAAATAACAGGCCAGATTCCAGTGAAAGTTTTTGCTAAAAAAGCTATAGCAGGATTTAAAATAAGGCAAACAAATATTGTTGGAGTCAAGACTGTGTTGCGTTCTAATAAAATGTATGATTTTTTAGAAAAATTTATTAAAATTACTTTGCCAAGAACAAGAGATTTTAGAGGAGTAAGAATAACAAGTATTGATAATGGAGGGAATTTATCTGTTGGCATTATAGACCAAGTAGTGTTTCCCGAGATAATTCCTGAAAACATTCAAAGATCTCACGGGCTTCAAGTTGTTATTACAACTAGTGCGCCTAACAAAGAGCAGGCAATTGCATTATTTAAATTATTAGGGATTCCATTTAGAGAAAATAAATAA
- a CDS encoding type Z 30S ribosomal protein S14, which translates to MATKAQIIKSIKKPKYSSRLVRRCWRCGRRHGYMREFALCRICFRELVNKGVIPGIRKSSW; encoded by the coding sequence ATGGCTACTAAAGCGCAAATAATTAAATCAATCAAGAAACCAAAATATTCCAGCAGGCTTGTTCGTCGTTGTTGGAGATGCGGAAGGAGGCATGGATATATGAGGGAGTTCGCCCTTTGCCGTATTTGTTTTAGAGAATTAGTAAATAAAGGAGTAATTCCAGGA